The following coding sequences lie in one Candidatus Methylomirabilota bacterium genomic window:
- the gyrA gene encoding DNA gyrase subunit A: MPNERQVPVPIEEEMRKSYLDYAMSVIVGRALPDIRDGLKPVHRRVLFAMQDLGLAWNRAYKKSARVVGEVLGKYHPHGDSPVYEALVRMVQEFSLRYPLVDGQGNFGSIDGDPPAAMRYTETRLAKIAHEMLADIDKETVDFSPNFDESLQEPTVLPTRIPNLIVNGSAGIAVGMATNIPPHNLGEVVDALVMLVDNPGTTIPELMKTIKGPDFPTRGYIYGTAGIADAYTTGRGTITLRAKAHAEKMRGGREAIIITELPYQVNKASLIEKISELSREKKIEGLSEIRDESNREGIRVVLELSRGEIPQIVMNQLYKHTQMQTTFGIIMLALVDRRPEVVNLKTMLEAFVRFRREIVTRRTRFDLTRAEERAHILAGLRKAVEHLDVVIRLIRQAESPDAAKDALMSRLELSEVQARAILDMRLQRLTQLERHKVVEEHEQTLALIEELKGILASDAKLMAIIRKELLAIKEEYGDERRTEIVTETTELTIEDLLADEEMVVTITRSGYIKRTHVEAYRSQRRGGKGVTGMETKEEDIVEDLFVATTHSYLLFFTTLGKVHWLKVHEIPEGGRQAKGKAMVNLLSLGEGEGVATCVPVRDFAAGGGYVLFATKQGKVKKTELDAYSHPRAGGIQAIGLDDGDTVITARRTDGQREVMIATKLGMIIRFSEEEVRPMGRAAAGVKGIEVEEGDEVIAADVVQEGALILTVTERGYGKRTPLDEYRLQGRGGKGIIDIKTGGRNGTVVGMVQVREGDDVLVVTTKGKLIRFHAADVSAQGRNTMGVRIIDLEPDDRVGSIARVEAEQAPVEAP, translated from the coding sequence ATGCCGAACGAGCGGCAGGTGCCGGTTCCGATCGAAGAGGAGATGCGGAAGTCCTATCTGGACTACGCCATGTCCGTCATCGTCGGGCGGGCGCTGCCGGACATCCGCGACGGCCTCAAGCCCGTGCACCGCCGCGTGCTCTTCGCGATGCAGGACCTCGGCCTCGCGTGGAACCGGGCCTACAAGAAGTCCGCCCGCGTCGTCGGCGAGGTCCTCGGGAAGTACCACCCCCACGGCGACTCGCCCGTCTACGAGGCCCTCGTCCGCATGGTGCAGGAGTTCTCCCTCCGGTACCCGCTCGTGGACGGGCAGGGGAACTTCGGCTCGATCGACGGCGACCCGCCGGCGGCGATGCGCTACACCGAGACGCGCCTCGCGAAGATCGCCCACGAGATGCTGGCCGACATCGACAAGGAGACCGTCGACTTCTCGCCCAACTTCGACGAGTCGCTCCAGGAGCCCACCGTCCTCCCGACGCGGATCCCGAACCTCATCGTCAACGGCTCGGCGGGCATCGCGGTGGGCATGGCCACGAACATCCCGCCGCACAACCTCGGCGAGGTCGTGGACGCCCTCGTCATGCTCGTGGACAACCCGGGGACGACGATCCCGGAGCTGATGAAGACGATCAAGGGCCCGGACTTCCCGACGCGCGGCTACATCTACGGCACCGCCGGGATCGCCGATGCGTACACGACCGGGCGGGGCACGATCACGCTCCGCGCCAAGGCGCACGCCGAGAAGATGCGGGGCGGGCGCGAGGCGATCATCATCACCGAGCTGCCGTACCAGGTGAACAAGGCGAGCCTGATCGAGAAGATCTCCGAGCTCTCCCGCGAGAAGAAGATCGAGGGGCTGTCCGAGATCCGCGACGAGTCGAACCGGGAAGGCATCCGCGTGGTCCTCGAGCTCTCGCGCGGCGAGATCCCACAGATCGTGATGAACCAGCTGTACAAGCACACGCAGATGCAGACGACGTTCGGGATCATCATGCTCGCGCTGGTCGACCGACGCCCCGAGGTCGTCAATCTCAAGACGATGCTCGAGGCGTTCGTCCGCTTCCGGCGCGAGATCGTCACGCGGCGCACGCGCTTCGACCTGACGCGCGCCGAGGAGCGGGCGCACATCCTCGCCGGCCTCCGAAAGGCGGTCGAGCACCTCGACGTGGTGATCCGGTTGATCCGCCAGGCCGAGAGTCCCGACGCGGCCAAGGACGCGCTGATGTCGCGGCTCGAGCTCTCGGAGGTCCAGGCGCGCGCGATCCTGGACATGCGGCTCCAGCGCCTCACGCAGCTCGAGCGCCACAAGGTGGTCGAGGAGCACGAGCAGACCCTCGCGCTCATCGAGGAGCTCAAGGGCATCCTGGCCTCGGACGCGAAGCTCATGGCGATCATCCGGAAGGAGCTCCTCGCGATCAAGGAGGAGTACGGCGACGAGCGCCGCACCGAGATCGTCACCGAGACGACCGAGCTGACGATCGAGGACCTGCTCGCCGACGAGGAGATGGTCGTCACGATCACGCGCTCGGGCTACATCAAGCGCACGCACGTCGAGGCGTACCGGAGCCAGCGGCGCGGCGGCAAGGGCGTGACGGGCATGGAGACGAAGGAGGAGGACATCGTCGAGGACCTCTTCGTCGCCACCACGCACTCCTACCTCCTCTTCTTCACGACGCTCGGCAAGGTCCACTGGCTCAAGGTGCACGAGATCCCCGAGGGCGGGCGCCAGGCGAAGGGCAAGGCGATGGTCAACCTCCTGTCGCTCGGCGAGGGCGAGGGCGTCGCCACGTGCGTGCCGGTGCGCGACTTCGCCGCGGGCGGCGGCTACGTCCTCTTCGCGACCAAGCAGGGGAAGGTCAAGAAGACCGAGCTCGACGCGTACTCGCACCCGCGCGCCGGCGGCATCCAGGCGATCGGGCTGGACGACGGGGACACGGTGATCACGGCTCGGCGCACCGACGGGCAACGCGAGGTGATGATCGCGACCAAGCTCGGCATGATCATCCGCTTCTCGGAGGAGGAAGTGCGCCCGATGGGCCGCGCCGCCGCCGGCGTGAAGGGCATCGAGGTCGAGGAGGGCGATGAGGTCATCGCGGCCGACGTCGTGCAGGAGGGCGCCCTGATCCTCACGGTGACCGAGCGCGGCTACGGCAAGCGCACGCCGCTCGACGAGTACCGCCTGCAGGGGCGCGGCGGGAAGGGGATCATCGACATCAAGACGGGCGGCCGCAACGGCACCGTGGTCGGTATGGTCCAGGTGCGCGAGGGCGACGACGTCCTGGTCGTCACCACCAAGGGCAAGCTGATCCGCTTCCACGCCGCCGACGTCAGCGCCCAGGGCCGCAACACGATGGGCGTGCGCATCATCGACCTGGAGCCCGACGACCGGGTCGGCTCGATCGCCCGCGTCGAGGCCGAGCAGGCGCCCGTCGAAGCGCCGTAG
- the serS gene encoding serine--tRNA ligase, translating into MLDLRLIRAEPEAVARALADKGGAALIPEILARDDERRRLIREAEDLKALRNRASEAIGQAKRRGEDATAEQARMREVGDRVKALDAELKVVDEAIEALLLQVPNVPHSSVPPGKSDADNVEVRRWGTPREFAFTPRPHEEVGEALGLLDMERAARIAKSRFAVLWGELARLERALARFMLDLHTREHGYTEAWVPHLVSAETMLRTGQLPKFEEQLFKTIEADEGRALYLIPTSEVSLTALHGGEVLSERTLPRRYTAFTPCYRREAGTHGKDMKGIFRNHQFDKVELVKITTPARSYDELDAMVGEAEAVLRRLELPHRVVERCVADLGFSAAKGYDLEVWLPGQGRYREISSCSNYADFGGRRADIRYKPEDGGKPEFCHTLNGSGLAVGRTLIAVLENGQEADGTVTIPQALRPYMDGLARLSRVATS; encoded by the coding sequence GTGCTGGATCTGCGCCTGATCCGCGCGGAGCCCGAGGCGGTCGCCCGGGCGCTCGCCGACAAGGGCGGCGCCGCCCTGATCCCGGAGATCCTGGCCCGCGACGACGAGCGCCGCCGGCTCATCCGGGAGGCCGAGGACCTCAAGGCGCTCCGCAACCGCGCCTCGGAGGCCATCGGCCAGGCCAAGCGCCGCGGCGAGGACGCCACCGCCGAGCAGGCGCGCATGCGCGAGGTCGGCGACCGCGTCAAGGCGCTCGACGCCGAGCTGAAGGTCGTCGACGAGGCGATCGAGGCGTTGCTCCTCCAGGTCCCCAACGTTCCCCACTCCTCGGTCCCGCCCGGCAAGAGCGACGCGGACAACGTCGAGGTCCGGCGCTGGGGAACGCCGCGGGAGTTCGCGTTCACGCCCCGGCCCCACGAGGAGGTCGGCGAGGCGCTCGGGCTGCTCGACATGGAGCGCGCCGCGCGGATCGCGAAGTCGCGCTTCGCGGTGCTGTGGGGCGAGCTGGCGCGCCTCGAGCGCGCGCTCGCGCGGTTCATGCTCGACCTGCACACGCGCGAGCACGGCTACACGGAGGCCTGGGTACCGCACCTCGTCAGCGCCGAGACGATGCTGCGGACCGGACAGCTGCCGAAGTTCGAGGAGCAGCTGTTCAAGACCATCGAGGCCGACGAGGGCCGCGCGCTCTACCTCATCCCGACGTCCGAGGTGTCGCTGACGGCGCTCCACGGCGGGGAGGTCCTGTCCGAGCGCACGCTCCCGCGCCGCTACACCGCCTTCACGCCGTGCTATCGCCGGGAGGCCGGCACCCACGGCAAGGACATGAAGGGCATCTTCCGCAACCACCAGTTCGACAAGGTGGAGCTGGTGAAGATCACGACCCCGGCGCGCTCCTACGACGAGCTGGACGCGATGGTGGGCGAGGCCGAAGCGGTGCTCCGGCGCCTCGAGCTCCCGCACCGGGTGGTGGAGCGCTGCGTCGCCGACCTCGGGTTCAGCGCCGCCAAGGGCTACGACCTCGAGGTGTGGCTGCCGGGACAGGGCAGGTATCGTGAGATCTCCTCGTGCTCGAATTACGCCGACTTCGGCGGCCGGCGGGCGGACATCCGCTACAAGCCCGAGGACGGCGGCAAGCCGGAGTTCTGCCACACGCTGAACGGCTCCGGGCTCGCCGTCGGTCGGACGCTGATCGCCGTGCTCGAGAACGGCCAGGAGGCCGATGGGACGGTCACGATCCCCCAGGCGCTCCGGCCCTACATGGACGGGCTCGCCCGTCTCTCGCGTGTCGCGACGTCGTAG
- a CDS encoding fused MFS/spermidine synthase: protein MPQLKERHAESFVVLTLFFLSGCSGLIYEVVWLRMLVRAFGSTTFATSTILAVFMSGLAAGAWLGGLRSRTAPAPLRSYGIVELGLAVAAALATWGGRELPNVVAAFWSEQGAASAMVIVLRASLSFLILFVPTLLMGASFPLLAEHFSRARNGTRTPGWDRAALLYGVNTVGAVAGVIYSGFLAIGTLGEIKTVAIAVAINAAVGAGALALARRALAPARAPRADRATSAGHDEAAATPLARGIVWLVALSGFCALALEVLWTRMLVLLVGTSVYAFSAMLACYLVGIGIGSLVSARWMGFDRRRASTFCALQVAAGLLAAATLELYLTQGMARLDGAYLYSPIQSAKDFLALFGLSAGIIIPVTLVYGMMFPLAIQIADTRAAGTSVGRIYAFNTVGSVLGSLACGFVLIPALGTRTTLYLVAFVHIALGLIGASLNRSAVLKKVALAGMVPVVLLAVLRPDPFFEIIQARLAKRAPGKVLFHDEGLSATVTGYASRYETLLLINGVIVSGIGALGTLMADIPLLLLAHPERALVICLRTGSTFRAAVEHNVAVHRARGRPGDRQRREEFPPDVRLEIRRDRGRRQRPFTARAR from the coding sequence ATGCCCCAATTGAAGGAAAGACACGCAGAGTCGTTCGTGGTCCTGACGCTCTTCTTCCTGTCGGGTTGTTCCGGGCTGATCTACGAGGTCGTCTGGCTGCGGATGCTCGTCAGGGCGTTCGGAAGCACGACATTCGCCACGAGCACCATCCTGGCGGTGTTCATGTCCGGGCTCGCGGCGGGGGCCTGGCTCGGCGGCCTCCGATCCAGGACCGCTCCCGCTCCGCTGCGCTCCTACGGAATCGTCGAGCTCGGCCTCGCCGTGGCGGCGGCCCTGGCGACGTGGGGCGGCCGAGAGCTGCCGAACGTCGTGGCGGCCTTCTGGTCCGAGCAAGGCGCGGCGTCGGCGATGGTGATCGTCCTTCGTGCGAGCCTCAGCTTTCTCATCCTCTTCGTCCCGACGCTTCTCATGGGAGCGAGTTTCCCGCTGCTCGCGGAGCATTTCTCGCGGGCGCGAAACGGCACAAGGACGCCCGGGTGGGACCGAGCCGCGCTGCTCTACGGCGTGAACACGGTGGGCGCGGTGGCCGGCGTGATCTATTCCGGGTTCCTCGCCATCGGGACGCTCGGGGAAATCAAGACCGTTGCGATCGCGGTGGCGATCAACGCGGCCGTGGGGGCCGGAGCGTTGGCGCTGGCGCGCAGAGCGCTGGCCCCCGCTCGAGCGCCTCGGGCCGACCGGGCGACGTCGGCGGGTCACGACGAGGCCGCCGCGACGCCGTTGGCTCGAGGGATCGTCTGGCTCGTCGCGCTGTCCGGCTTTTGTGCGCTGGCGCTCGAGGTGCTGTGGACTCGAATGCTCGTCCTCCTGGTCGGCACCTCGGTGTACGCGTTCTCGGCGATGCTGGCCTGCTACCTGGTCGGGATCGGAATCGGCAGTCTCGTCTCGGCGCGGTGGATGGGGTTCGACCGGCGTCGCGCGTCGACGTTCTGCGCGCTCCAGGTGGCCGCCGGCCTCCTAGCGGCCGCGACCCTCGAGCTGTACCTCACGCAGGGCATGGCCCGGCTCGACGGAGCGTACCTGTATTCGCCGATCCAGTCGGCGAAGGATTTCCTGGCGCTCTTCGGGTTGAGCGCGGGCATCATCATCCCGGTCACCCTCGTGTACGGGATGATGTTCCCGCTGGCGATCCAGATCGCCGATACCCGCGCCGCCGGCACCAGCGTCGGGAGGATCTACGCGTTCAACACCGTGGGCTCCGTGCTCGGCTCGCTCGCCTGCGGCTTCGTGCTCATCCCGGCCCTGGGCACCCGCACCACGCTCTATCTCGTGGCTTTCGTCCATATCGCACTGGGATTGATCGGCGCCTCGCTGAACCGCAGCGCCGTGCTGAAAAAGGTCGCGCTCGCGGGCATGGTGCCGGTCGTGCTGCTCGCCGTCCTGCGACCCGACCCGTTCTTCGAGATCATCCAGGCGCGCCTGGCGAAGCGCGCCCCGGGCAAGGTGCTCTTCCACGACGAGGGACTGTCGGCGACGGTCACCGGATACGCGAGCCGGTACGAGACGCTGCTGCTGATCAACGGCGTCATCGTGTCCGGGATTGGCGCGCTCGGGACGCTCATGGCCGACATCCCGCTGCTCCTCCTCGCGCATCCCGAGCGGGCGCTGGTGATCTGTCTCAGGACCGGCAGCACCTTCCGCGCAGCCGTCGAGCACAACGTCGCGGTACACCGAGCGCGCGGGCGTCCGGGTGATCGTCAACGACGGGAGGAATTTCCTCCTGACGTCCGGCTCGAAATACGACGTGATCGTGGTCGACGGCAGCGCCCATTTACAGCGCGGGCACGGTGA